Proteins encoded in a region of the Paenibacillus sp. E222 genome:
- a CDS encoding DUF6713 family protein has protein sequence MPDFLLVLFLFNLSLFLLHEMDAIRRSEWKLFIVLKDMEDEKAYKYFTCVHLPLYTVILALLFSSYQTITFWVLDIFFIIHAVLHLFFEKHPRNEFKNSFSRSFIYPMGIIGAIHLLALLL, from the coding sequence ATGCCTGACTTTTTACTAGTCTTATTTTTGTTTAATTTATCTTTATTTCTACTGCACGAAATGGACGCCATTAGACGATCTGAGTGGAAATTGTTTATCGTGCTGAAAGATATGGAAGATGAAAAAGCCTATAAATACTTCACATGTGTTCACCTACCACTCTACACCGTCATACTCGCACTGCTTTTCAGCTCATATCAAACGATTACGTTCTGGGTGCTCGATATATTTTTCATCATTCATGCGGTACTACACCTATTTTTCGAAAAACACCCTCGTAATGAATTTAAGAATTCATTTTCCAGATCATTCATTTACCCCATGGGGATTATTGGGGCCATCCATTTGTTAGCTTTATTATTGTAA
- a CDS encoding DUF4003 family protein, producing MQEQHAARVELFVTNTQIIKKSFKWQNVMMHRLAALLYAAENKQADGEAIRNSHELIKQNTNLFSAFRGNSAISVATLLSLTTDQEKKLDDTLLIYDLMKKMKFRTSDFLVIAAYQIAAHAAPDQFEHMVERAKAFYDHMKAQHRFLTGQDDYIFAAMLALSDLDVESGVTRMEQLYAELKPEFSPGNSVQALTQVLVLGDDNPEAGTHVIALNEAFRRRGIRLDKMYTLPALGILSLLPADRDTLVEQVEETYEWLRTQKGFGAWSINKQELLLLSSSLVAVQYVEDLRNGVLTTTVSTSITNIIIAQQAAMAAAATSAAVVASTSSN from the coding sequence ATGCAAGAGCAACATGCTGCACGAGTCGAATTATTCGTCACCAACACTCAGATCATCAAGAAATCATTCAAGTGGCAAAATGTGATGATGCACCGTCTGGCAGCCCTACTCTATGCAGCGGAAAATAAACAAGCCGATGGGGAGGCCATCCGTAATAGTCATGAATTGATTAAGCAAAATACCAATCTCTTCTCGGCCTTCAGGGGAAATTCGGCGATCAGCGTTGCCACCTTGCTCTCGCTTACAACAGATCAGGAAAAGAAACTGGATGACACCCTCCTTATCTATGATCTGATGAAAAAAATGAAATTTCGTACGTCCGATTTTCTGGTTATTGCCGCCTATCAGATTGCAGCTCACGCGGCGCCTGACCAATTCGAGCATATGGTCGAACGAGCCAAAGCATTTTATGATCACATGAAAGCCCAACACCGCTTTCTTACCGGACAGGACGACTATATTTTCGCTGCCATGCTGGCCCTTTCCGATCTCGACGTGGAATCCGGTGTGACTCGTATGGAGCAGCTCTATGCAGAATTAAAACCTGAGTTCTCACCAGGCAATAGTGTGCAGGCATTAACACAGGTGCTGGTCCTAGGCGATGATAATCCGGAGGCGGGCACTCATGTGATAGCGTTAAATGAGGCATTCCGCAGACGGGGAATACGATTAGACAAAATGTACACCCTGCCGGCTCTGGGGATCCTCTCTCTACTGCCCGCTGACAGAGATACGCTGGTAGAACAAGTTGAGGAAACGTATGAGTGGTTGCGTACACAGAAGGGCTTTGGTGCCTGGTCAATCAACAAACAGGAGTTGCTGCTGCTCTCGTCCTCGCTGGTGGCCGTGCAATATGTGGAGGATCTTCGAAACGGCGTCCTGACCACGACGGTCTCCACTAGCATCACCAACATTATCATTGCCCAGCAGGCCGCCATGGCCGCTGCTGCAACATCGGCTGCCGTCGTAGCTTCGACTTCATCGAACTAA
- a CDS encoding phosphotransferase, which translates to MFNQPTALRSVLNPKYLELVLSDQYDIGSWEECLFWLRGLNDTYRVTTSTGMYILRVYRTEITEADVQYELSLLSQLKGILGSSVHTDIGEYIEKKDHTGYTVLEAAEGKRVAVMFRYIEGMENNLEDEQSCYAFGQSAAELHKAMDQVVLEQPRYELDTKFLIDEPLERIINYIGEKNEASSFLHTFAKELKERISVASKLGLDNGLCHGDMHGNNNAFQQGNQFIHYDFEWAANGWRAYDLAQVKARKRQSGEQKEALWNALMAGYRSVRSFSTQDEQTVDLFIVARRFWVMGLDVAFIESDMGALDYGSDWLDSFVEEFRDTGIVQY; encoded by the coding sequence ATGTTCAATCAACCGACTGCTTTACGTTCAGTGCTCAATCCTAAATATCTGGAGCTTGTATTGAGTGATCAATACGACATCGGATCGTGGGAAGAATGTTTATTTTGGCTGAGAGGGTTAAATGATACTTACCGGGTAACTACATCTACTGGCATGTATATTCTGCGAGTCTACCGTACTGAAATTACGGAGGCTGATGTTCAGTACGAACTCTCCCTGTTATCTCAATTAAAGGGCATTCTAGGTTCATCTGTACATACCGATATTGGAGAATACATCGAGAAGAAAGATCATACTGGATATACGGTGTTGGAGGCCGCGGAAGGCAAGCGGGTTGCTGTAATGTTTCGGTATATTGAGGGTATGGAGAACAACCTTGAAGATGAACAGTCTTGTTACGCTTTTGGTCAGTCTGCGGCTGAGCTGCATAAAGCGATGGACCAAGTCGTATTGGAGCAGCCGCGATATGAGTTGGATACGAAGTTTCTCATTGACGAGCCTCTGGAACGAATCATCAACTACATCGGTGAAAAAAATGAAGCATCATCATTCCTACATACGTTTGCTAAAGAGTTAAAAGAACGAATCAGCGTGGCATCCAAACTAGGTTTGGACAATGGGCTGTGCCATGGCGATATGCATGGGAACAATAACGCTTTTCAACAGGGGAATCAGTTCATCCATTATGACTTTGAGTGGGCGGCTAATGGTTGGCGTGCCTACGATCTGGCGCAGGTGAAGGCTCGAAAGAGACAGTCTGGTGAGCAAAAAGAAGCGTTATGGAATGCGCTCATGGCAGGATATCGTTCCGTTAGAAGCTTCTCTACCCAAGATGAACAGACCGTTGATCTCTTTATTGTTGCTCGCCGATTCTGGGTGATGGGTCTGGATGTTGCTTTTATTGAGAGTGATATGGGTGCGCTGGATTATGGTTCGGATTGGCTGGATAGTTTTGTGGAAGAGTTTCGTGACACAGGAATTGTTCAGTATTGA
- a CDS encoding lytic polysaccharide monooxygenase, whose protein sequence is MFRFIVPSSKLVLICCLLVLTTVSMLFNSPKALSHGYVEGPASRAALCASGVNQDCGSIVYEPQSLEAPKGFPAAGPTDGHIASANGVFPKLDEQSATRWSKVNMSSGSNTFTWKLTANHSTASWKYYITKTNWNPNAPLSRDSFDLTPFCSVPYNGSQPPFSYTNSCNVPERSGYHVILAVWEVADTPNAFYNVIDVNFSGTNPVDHVAPTPPTSLVATATAATSTSLSWKASSDNVGVTGYKIYNGTTLIGNVSGTTTSYTVTGLTASTAYTFTVKAVDAAGNESAASNSVSVTTTAPPANDTTAPTSPGGLHVMGTPTASSIQLMWTASTDNVGVTGYKIYNGSTLVTTTSGTATSYTVTNLEANTTYNFSVYAVDAAGNQSAASTVSGKTAAAATAPAWAANTQYTVGTIVSYNNLTYKCLLTHTSQVDWIPSATPTLWQLQ, encoded by the coding sequence ATGTTCAGATTCATTGTACCGTCTTCCAAGCTAGTATTGATTTGCTGTCTGCTGGTGCTTACAACGGTAAGCATGCTGTTCAACAGTCCAAAGGCGTTGTCCCATGGTTACGTAGAAGGGCCAGCGAGCCGAGCTGCACTGTGTGCTTCGGGAGTCAATCAAGATTGCGGCAGTATCGTCTATGAACCCCAAAGCCTTGAAGCGCCTAAGGGCTTCCCTGCTGCAGGACCTACGGATGGCCATATTGCAAGCGCTAATGGCGTCTTCCCTAAGCTCGATGAGCAATCCGCTACACGTTGGTCAAAAGTGAATATGTCTAGTGGCAGTAATACGTTTACTTGGAAGCTGACAGCGAACCATTCAACGGCAAGCTGGAAATATTATATTACGAAAACGAACTGGAATCCGAATGCACCTCTATCCCGTGATTCGTTTGACCTGACACCGTTCTGTTCAGTTCCCTATAATGGAAGCCAACCACCATTTAGCTACACCAACTCATGCAACGTTCCCGAACGCAGCGGTTATCATGTCATTCTAGCAGTCTGGGAGGTTGCGGATACTCCCAACGCCTTCTATAACGTCATCGACGTAAACTTCTCCGGGACGAACCCGGTTGATCATGTGGCACCGACACCTCCAACTTCACTTGTAGCAACTGCAACTGCTGCGACCAGTACATCCTTATCGTGGAAGGCTTCGTCAGATAATGTAGGCGTAACGGGATATAAAATTTACAACGGGACTACCTTAATAGGCAATGTATCCGGCACAACTACAAGCTATACCGTAACAGGGCTTACAGCAAGCACGGCTTATACCTTTACGGTCAAAGCAGTCGACGCAGCAGGCAATGAATCTGCAGCCAGTAATAGTGTAAGCGTTACCACAACTGCACCTCCTGCAAACGACACTACCGCACCCACATCTCCAGGCGGGCTGCATGTGATGGGAACACCAACCGCCTCCAGCATTCAACTGATGTGGACGGCATCCACGGATAATGTAGGAGTGACAGGGTACAAAATTTATAACGGCTCTACTTTGGTTACAACGACATCCGGGACGGCAACGTCTTATACGGTAACCAATCTTGAAGCGAACACAACCTACAACTTCTCGGTTTATGCTGTTGATGCAGCAGGCAACCAATCTGCGGCTAGCACAGTCAGCGGTAAAACAGCCGCAGCTGCTACTGCACCTGCATGGGCAGCCAATACGCAATACACAGTGGGCACAATCGTGAGCTACAATAACCTGACGTACAAATGCCTCCTTACACACACGTCTCAAGTGGATTGGATCCCTTCGGCAACACCAACCCTCTGGCAGCTGCAATAA
- the gnpA gene encoding 1,3-beta-galactosyl-N-acetylhexosamine phosphorylase encodes MSKPIKGSFTLPGESGYEALTLELAERWGADVIRDSDGTQLSDEIINAGYGIYSTICIIRDHNEWASQNRDKLQQCFLITNPKVAVQDYVSFYLMEDFFAEQFKVNDSKEAFKYWQVFDRTTGEEVPRGQWNYERESGHVVITGIVPWHKYTVSFMAYRIWEEISMYNHTTNHWDKEHLMQIDPIYSETQTYLLDWMEDWCQQHQETTVVRFTSLFYNFAWIWGSNERNRHLFSDWGSYDFTVSSRALDLFAQKYGYSLSAEDFVNGGKYRVTHMPADQRKLDWMAFINDFVIEFGKKLIDIVHNHGKLAYVFYDDSWVGMEPYNDRFQEFGFDGMIKCVFSGYEARMCSGVNVDTHEIRLHPYLFPVGLGGLPTFKEGGDPTLDAKKYWINIRRALLREPIDRIGLGGYLHLVEPYPDFCDYIEKIADEFREIKELHHAGKPYQIKTRVAVLHSWGKLRSWTLSGHFHETVIHDLIHVNEALSGLPVEVQFIDFEDIRQGVLQHIDVVINAGSAGSAWSGGEHWNDLKCVDLLTEWVYEGGTFIGINQPSAVEGYDSFFRMAHVLGVDEDTGARVVHGKWTYETRDEHGLLPEEARITPKHNVYLTDGTAAVVDEANGMITLSAHDFGKGKGIYLPSFEFSWENTRLLLNLIRFAGQESHDSKYITDNLFTECTYYPESKILVVINNSDQVQTTTIDTEYGKQTLELDPYDTKITHIGLIKSV; translated from the coding sequence TTGTCCAAACCAATCAAAGGCTCCTTTACACTACCCGGCGAATCCGGTTATGAGGCACTGACTTTGGAACTTGCCGAACGGTGGGGTGCCGATGTCATTCGTGACAGTGATGGCACACAATTATCCGATGAGATTATTAATGCGGGATATGGCATTTATTCGACTATCTGTATTATCCGGGATCATAATGAGTGGGCATCCCAAAATCGAGATAAGCTCCAGCAATGTTTTCTTATTACGAATCCGAAGGTAGCTGTACAAGATTATGTATCGTTCTATCTGATGGAGGATTTTTTTGCTGAGCAATTCAAGGTGAATGATTCCAAAGAAGCGTTTAAGTATTGGCAGGTCTTTGACCGGACAACCGGGGAGGAAGTGCCAAGAGGACAGTGGAATTATGAGAGGGAATCCGGCCATGTGGTCATTACTGGCATCGTTCCTTGGCATAAATACACGGTAAGCTTCATGGCCTATCGGATCTGGGAAGAGATTTCGATGTACAATCACACCACGAACCACTGGGACAAAGAGCATTTGATGCAAATTGATCCGATCTATTCAGAAACGCAGACATATCTGCTGGATTGGATGGAGGACTGGTGTCAGCAGCATCAGGAAACAACGGTGGTTCGTTTTACCTCATTGTTTTATAATTTCGCCTGGATCTGGGGCAGCAACGAGCGTAATCGCCATCTCTTCTCGGATTGGGGCTCATACGATTTCACGGTAAGTTCGAGAGCGTTGGATCTGTTTGCTCAAAAATATGGGTATTCACTCTCGGCTGAGGATTTTGTGAATGGCGGCAAATATCGGGTCACTCATATGCCTGCGGATCAGCGCAAGCTGGACTGGATGGCATTTATCAATGATTTTGTGATCGAATTTGGGAAGAAGTTAATTGATATCGTGCATAACCACGGCAAGCTGGCGTATGTCTTCTATGATGACAGCTGGGTTGGCATGGAGCCTTACAATGACCGCTTTCAGGAGTTTGGATTCGATGGGATGATTAAATGTGTGTTCTCCGGTTATGAGGCAAGGATGTGTTCAGGTGTTAACGTGGATACCCATGAGATTCGTCTGCATCCCTACTTGTTTCCGGTGGGTTTAGGCGGACTTCCTACCTTTAAGGAGGGCGGAGACCCCACGCTGGATGCCAAAAAGTATTGGATCAATATTAGACGCGCTTTGCTCAGAGAGCCGATTGACCGGATTGGATTGGGTGGATATCTGCATCTGGTTGAGCCTTACCCGGACTTTTGCGATTATATCGAGAAGATTGCGGACGAGTTCAGGGAAATAAAAGAGCTGCATCATGCAGGCAAGCCCTATCAGATTAAGACGAGGGTAGCGGTTCTGCATAGCTGGGGCAAACTAAGATCGTGGACGTTGTCCGGCCATTTCCATGAAACGGTTATACATGACTTGATTCATGTTAATGAAGCCTTGTCGGGCTTACCGGTTGAAGTGCAGTTCATTGATTTTGAAGATATCCGTCAGGGCGTACTGCAGCATATAGATGTCGTGATCAATGCCGGCTCTGCCGGTTCAGCCTGGAGCGGCGGAGAACATTGGAATGACCTCAAGTGTGTGGACCTGCTAACCGAATGGGTGTATGAAGGCGGTACCTTTATTGGCATCAACCAGCCATCGGCGGTAGAAGGGTACGACAGCTTTTTCAGGATGGCACATGTTCTTGGGGTGGATGAGGATACTGGCGCCAGGGTGGTTCATGGAAAATGGACATATGAGACTCGCGATGAGCATGGTTTGTTGCCGGAAGAGGCAAGAATAACGCCGAAACATAACGTATATCTAACCGATGGAACAGCTGCTGTGGTGGATGAAGCGAATGGTATGATCACATTGTCTGCACATGATTTTGGTAAAGGAAAAGGAATCTATCTGCCTTCATTCGAATTCAGTTGGGAGAACACAAGGCTGCTGCTGAATCTGATTCGTTTTGCGGGGCAGGAGTCCCATGATTCGAAGTACATCACGGATAACTTATTTACAGAGTGTACTTATTATCCGGAGAGTAAAATATTGGTCGTCATTAATAATAGTGATCAGGTTCAAACGACGACGATTGATACCGAGTATGGAAAACAAACTTTGGAATTAGATCCGTATGACACCAAGATTACCCACATTGGCTTGATAAAATCGGTATAG
- a CDS encoding glycoside hydrolase family 105 protein: protein MLQVKYDREEILNVMDNVTKKTLAMDLTWDWPCGVAYYGVSRAYQTTGNQEYLDRLVQWADEYIELGLPDWTVNTCAMGHMLITLYEETGNQKYWDIVMSKVDYLQNHALRFGDNVLQHTVSIANDFPEQAWADTLFMAAFFLLRVGSKLKDQDMIQDALNQYYWHIKYLQDPSSGLWYHGYNNVNKDHMSGLYWGRANAWGAYTMSQVKPQLKDWYLYPQCMDVECSLRDQLAALKLVQTENGLWRTVLDDEQSYEEVSASAGIAAAMINNGNPLHTKYVQKALEGILNNISEDGRVLGVSGGTAVMKDREGYRNIPKDWIQGWGQGLALAFLSDMLK from the coding sequence ATGCTTCAAGTGAAATATGACAGGGAAGAAATTTTAAACGTTATGGATAACGTTACGAAAAAAACACTGGCGATGGATTTGACGTGGGATTGGCCTTGCGGTGTGGCATATTATGGTGTATCCAGAGCTTATCAAACGACAGGAAATCAAGAGTATTTGGACAGGCTTGTCCAATGGGCGGATGAATATATCGAGCTGGGCTTGCCGGACTGGACCGTAAATACATGTGCCATGGGCCATATGCTGATTACTTTATATGAAGAAACAGGGAACCAAAAATACTGGGATATTGTAATGAGCAAGGTGGATTATCTACAAAATCATGCGCTTCGATTCGGAGATAACGTGCTTCAGCATACAGTATCCATTGCCAATGATTTTCCCGAGCAGGCATGGGCGGATACCTTGTTTATGGCGGCATTTTTCCTGCTCCGTGTAGGAAGCAAATTAAAGGATCAGGACATGATCCAGGATGCTCTGAATCAATATTACTGGCATATCAAATACCTGCAAGATCCGAGCAGCGGCCTCTGGTACCACGGCTACAATAACGTTAACAAGGACCACATGTCCGGATTATATTGGGGAAGAGCGAACGCTTGGGGCGCTTACACCATGTCGCAAGTAAAACCACAGTTGAAGGACTGGTATCTATATCCACAGTGCATGGACGTGGAGTGCTCACTGCGGGATCAACTGGCAGCTCTGAAGCTCGTGCAGACAGAGAATGGCTTGTGGCGGACAGTTCTGGATGACGAGCAGTCGTATGAAGAAGTGTCGGCTTCCGCTGGTATTGCAGCAGCCATGATCAATAACGGTAATCCGCTGCATACCAAATACGTTCAAAAGGCATTGGAAGGTATCCTAAACAACATTAGCGAAGACGGGCGTGTACTAGGTGTATCGGGTGGTACAGCGGTGATGAAGGATCGGGAAGGATATCGCAATATTCCAAAAGACTGGATTCAGGGCTGGGGTCAGGGCCTGGCGCTCGCTTTCCTGTCCGACATGTTGAAATAG